In Cedecea neteri, a single genomic region encodes these proteins:
- the argT gene encoding lysine/arginine/ornithine ABC transporter substrate-binding protein ArgT, producing the protein MKKSVLALSLLLGLSSSASVFAAIPQNVRIGTDATYAPFSSKDAKGDFVGFDIDLGNELCKRIQTKCTWVGSDFDSLIPSLKAKKIDAIISSLSITEKRQQEILFSNKLYAADSRLIAAKGSPIQPTLESLKGKHVGVLQGSIQETYGNAEWRPKGVDVVAYANQDLIYSDLAAGRLDAAFQDEVAGSEGFLKQPAGKDYAFAGPSVKDKKYFGDGTGIGLRKDDTELKAAFDKALAEMRKDGTYDKLAKKYFDFNVYGE; encoded by the coding sequence CTGTCCAGCTCAGCCAGCGTGTTTGCAGCGATTCCGCAAAACGTCCGCATTGGTACCGACGCGACCTACGCGCCATTTTCTTCGAAAGACGCGAAAGGGGATTTTGTTGGGTTTGATATCGATCTGGGTAACGAACTTTGCAAGCGCATTCAGACCAAATGTACGTGGGTTGGCAGCGACTTTGACTCCCTGATCCCGTCGCTGAAAGCGAAGAAAATTGATGCCATCATCTCTTCTCTGTCGATCACCGAAAAACGCCAGCAGGAGATCCTTTTCTCCAACAAGCTGTACGCAGCGGATTCACGCCTGATCGCGGCCAAAGGCTCTCCGATTCAACCGACGCTTGAATCACTGAAAGGCAAGCATGTTGGGGTGCTGCAGGGCTCCATTCAGGAGACCTACGGCAACGCCGAATGGCGGCCGAAAGGTGTTGATGTCGTGGCCTACGCCAACCAGGATTTGATTTACTCTGACCTCGCTGCGGGGCGCCTGGATGCCGCATTCCAGGACGAAGTCGCCGGGAGCGAAGGCTTCCTGAAACAGCCTGCCGGGAAAGATTATGCCTTTGCCGGTCCGTCCGTGAAGGACAAGAAGTACTTTGGCGACGGGACCGGTATCGGCCTGCGTAAAGATGACACTGAGCTGAAGGCCGCATTCGACAAAGCGCTGGCCGAAATGCGTAAAGACGGGACTTACGACAAACTGGCGAAAAAGTACTTCGACTTTAATGTTTACGGCGAATAA